From one Chloroflexota bacterium genomic stretch:
- a CDS encoding nitroreductase family protein encodes MEKPAPTEHHIHELLRRRWSPRAFAARSVEPEKLASLFEAARWAPSSFNGQPWHYIVATKDDPAAFERLLNCLRPQNIQWAQHAPVLIIAVAELSLGDDRGPNRHAFHDVGLANENLVLQAVALGLVSHQMAGFFPDKARETFNIPEAYEALTAIAVGYPGDPEDLPPEVKARELQPRERRPLSAFVFADAWGREWAAPTGNE; translated from the coding sequence ATGGAAAAACCGGCTCCTACCGAACACCATATCCACGAACTGCTCCGCCGTCGCTGGAGTCCTCGGGCGTTTGCAGCGCGCTCGGTGGAACCAGAGAAGCTTGCCAGCCTCTTCGAGGCCGCGCGCTGGGCGCCATCGTCGTTCAATGGTCAGCCCTGGCACTACATCGTTGCCACAAAAGATGATCCAGCCGCTTTCGAGCGATTGCTGAACTGCCTGCGCCCGCAGAACATCCAGTGGGCGCAGCACGCGCCGGTACTGATCATTGCGGTTGCAGAGCTATCCCTAGGGGATGACCGCGGCCCCAACCGCCATGCTTTCCACGACGTGGGCCTAGCGAACGAAAACCTCGTTCTCCAGGCCGTCGCCCTGGGTCTCGTCTCGCATCAGATGGCCGGTTTCTTTCCCGATAAGGCACGCGAGACGTTCAATATACCGGAGGCGTACGAAGCGCTCACGGCGATCGCAGTGGGCTACCCGGGCGACCCTGAAGACTTGCCGCCGGAGGTCAAAGCGCGCGAACTCCAGCCCCGCGAGCGCAGGCCCCTTAGCGCGTTCGTGTTTGCCGACGCATGGGGACGGGAGTGGGCAGCGCCGACGGGTAATGAATGA
- a CDS encoding phosphoribosylaminoimidazolecarboxamide formyltransferase gives MNSYDLPLRYGVNPHQTPARVLRGEGSNALPFTVLNGAPGYINLLDALNAWQLVKELRDTLQLPAAASFKHVSPAGAAVAVPLSDSLHSAYAVESVTLSPLATAYARARGGDSVSSFGDMAALSDVVDVPTARLLRREVSDGVIAPGYEPEALQMLRRKKGGSYVVLQIDPDYAPPLLERREVFGVTFEQRRNDRMPGPELLQEIVTAETELPSAAVRDLLVATLAVKYTQSNSVCLAADGQVIGLGAGQQSRIHCTRLAADKADLWHLRQHPSVLGLSLRPKLSRAERNNAIDRFLLEELTAAETEAWLQAFTAPPTRLTADEKREWLSTLQDVALSSDAYFPFRDNVDRASRSGVRYVAQAGGSNRDDEVIDAANEYGIVMAFANLRLFHH, from the coding sequence CTGCCATTCACCGTGTTGAATGGCGCGCCCGGGTACATCAACTTGCTCGATGCCTTGAATGCCTGGCAACTGGTCAAGGAATTGCGCGACACCCTGCAGTTGCCGGCGGCCGCATCATTCAAGCACGTCAGTCCGGCAGGCGCCGCCGTCGCCGTGCCACTGAGCGACTCGCTGCATTCGGCATACGCAGTGGAAAGCGTTACGCTTTCTCCCCTTGCAACCGCCTATGCGCGTGCGCGGGGCGGCGATAGCGTTTCCTCATTCGGCGACATGGCCGCGCTCAGCGACGTGGTGGACGTGCCAACTGCCCGCTTGCTCCGCCGCGAGGTCTCCGACGGTGTAATTGCCCCCGGTTACGAACCGGAAGCGCTCCAGATGCTGCGGCGCAAGAAGGGCGGCAGTTACGTGGTGCTGCAGATCGATCCGGACTACGCGCCGCCGCTGCTCGAACGCCGGGAGGTCTTCGGCGTCACGTTCGAGCAGCGCCGCAACGACCGCATGCCGGGCCCCGAGTTGCTGCAAGAAATCGTGACCGCTGAAACCGAGTTGCCGTCCGCGGCCGTGCGCGATCTCCTGGTAGCAACGCTTGCCGTAAAATACACGCAATCGAATTCCGTCTGCCTTGCCGCCGACGGGCAGGTGATTGGATTGGGCGCGGGACAGCAGTCTCGTATTCACTGTACCCGGCTCGCTGCTGACAAAGCGGATCTCTGGCATCTCCGCCAGCATCCAAGCGTGCTGGGGCTGTCGCTCCGCCCGAAGCTATCACGCGCCGAGCGCAACAACGCCATCGACCGCTTTCTCTTGGAGGAGCTTACGGCGGCTGAGACGGAGGCGTGGCTGCAAGCGTTCACCGCGCCGCCAACCCGCCTCACGGCTGACGAAAAGCGAGAGTGGCTGAGCACGCTGCAGGACGTAGCGCTCAGTTCAGACGCCTACTTCCCCTTCCGCGACAACGTCGACCGCGCCTCCCGCAGCGGTGTGCGCTATGTGGCGCAGGCCGGCGGATCCAACCGCGATGATGAAGTGATCGACGCGGCCAACGAGTACGGCATAGTCATGGCGTTTGCTAACCTACGGCTGTTTCACCATTAA
- a CDS encoding NYN domain-containing protein: MKTNVYVDGFNLYYRALRGTPFKWLDLRKLAEVLFPHDKINQVCYFTALLDARPNDPGQPRRQLVYLRALATLPDLEVHYGTFRSRTKERPLAIPIAGMPDYVRIRDSEEKGSDVNLVTRLLVDGFTGMYEQAVVVSNDSDFASAIRYVREGLRLRITVVNPDYRNISHRDLVGAATYVRRLWKSHLRRSQFPSTLTDVHGVIKRPTSWEEL, encoded by the coding sequence ATGAAGACCAATGTCTATGTTGACGGTTTCAATCTCTACTACCGCGCGCTCAGAGGAACACCATTCAAGTGGCTCGACCTGCGCAAACTCGCTGAAGTGCTCTTTCCCCACGACAAAATCAACCAAGTCTGTTACTTTACGGCTCTGCTCGATGCACGCCCCAATGACCCAGGTCAACCTCGCCGGCAATTAGTGTATCTGAGAGCCTTGGCAACATTGCCGGATCTCGAGGTCCACTACGGTACCTTCCGCTCTCGCACGAAAGAGCGCCCACTGGCAATACCGATAGCCGGTATGCCGGACTACGTTCGCATTAGAGATTCAGAGGAGAAAGGCTCAGACGTGAACCTCGTAACGAGGCTCCTGGTCGACGGATTCACTGGGATGTATGAGCAGGCTGTGGTGGTATCCAATGACTCGGACTTTGCCAGTGCGATTCGCTACGTGCGAGAAGGATTGCGCCTACGGATAACCGTGGTCAATCCTGACTACCGGAACATCTCGCACAGGGATCTGGTGGGTGCGGCAACATACGTAAGGCGACTTTGGAAGAGCCATCTGCGACGGAGCCAGTTCCCGAGTACACTGACAGACGTCCATGGCGTGATCAAGAGGCCAACGAGCTGGGAGGAACTGTAA